Proteins from a single region of Hordeum vulgare subsp. vulgare chromosome 6H, MorexV3_pseudomolecules_assembly, whole genome shotgun sequence:
- the LOC123405159 gene encoding beta-glucosidase BoGH3B-like: protein MAHAVLVLMAWHPDLIVPTLTLHVAPVGIWKYQHRPHAPAPHPCVPASIVEAPDREELDQEFDTIPSAKSPEVVRQRYVRDLLGRMTLQEKAGQMAQIGLSVASPRALAELGVGSLLNGGGMPPFEGASPSDWAGIVDSMQRLALSSRLSLPIIYGVDVVHGHNNVIGATIFPHNVGLGASTDPELVRNIGEATALEVRATGMHWTFAPCVAVCRDLRWGRCYESYSEDPEIVRSFTTIVAGLQGQPPADHPHGYPFLH, encoded by the exons ATGGCGCACGCCGTGCTCGTGCTCATGGCGTGGCACCCGGATCTCATCGTGCCGACGCTCACGCTCCACGTCGCGCCCGTCGGCATCTGGAAGTACCAGCATAGGCCGCACGCGCCGGCGCCGCACCCGTGCGTGCCAGCGTCCATAGTGGAGGCGCCTGACAGGGAGGAGCTAGACCAGGAGTTCGACACGATACCAAGCGCGAAGTCACCGGAGGTGGTGCGCCAGCGGTACGTGCGTGACCTGCTCGgccgcatgacgctgcaggagaaggcggGCCAGATGGCCCAGATCGGGCTCTCCGTGGCGTCGCCCCGCGCCCTCGCGGAGCTCGGCGTCGGCAGCCTCCTCAACGGCGGCGGCATGCCGCCCTTCGAGGGCGCCTCGCCGTCCGACTGGGCCGGCATAGTCGACAGCATGCAGCGCCTCGCCCTCTCGTCCCGTCTCTCCCTCCCCATCATCTACGGCGTCGATGTCGTCCACGGCCACAATAACGTCATCGGCGCCACCATCTTCCCCCACAACGTTGGCCTCGGAGCTTCCAC GGATCCGGAGCTTGTCCGAAATATTGGCGAGGCGACGGCGCTCGAGGTTCGGGCCACCGGCATGCACTGGACCTTCGCCCCCTGCGTCGCC GTATGTAGGGATTTGAGGTGGGGGAGATGCTACGAGAGCTACAGCGAGGACCCAGAGATCGTGCGCTCCTTCACCACCATCGTCGCCGGTCTGCAGGGCCAGCCACCCGCAGACCACCCCCATGGTTACCCTTtcctccattag